The genome window CAGCAGGAAGGCGTGGTCTCCAGCCTGGTCATGATGCTCTCTGGCGTGGTAACGGTGCTCATCGCGCCGCTAATGGGTCAACTGATGTGGGCCGCAGCCCGGTAGCAGACGGGCGTAACGGCGAGGCCGAATAAAAACAGGGCCCGCAGGCCCTGTTGTAAAGGATGATAAAGTTGGAGCGTGACGATCAGTGCGCCTTGCCCTGATCGATACCCAGCCCGGTTTGTGAACGAACAAACTGCGAGTGGAAAAGCTGACGCTCCTGCGCGCCTTGCGCCGAATGGTCGGTGACAGAGAACAGCCAGGTGCCGATAAAGGCCGCCAGCATCGAGAACAGCGCCGGATACTCATACGGGAACACCGGAGATTCATGTCCCATCACCTGAACCCACACGGTAGGGCCGAGGATCATTAATATCACCGCCGTCAGCAGACCCAGCCAGCCGCCCACCATCGCACCGCGCGTGGTTAGCTTCGACCAGTACATCGAAAGCAGGATAATCGGGAAGTTACAGCTGGCGGCGATAGAAAAGGCCAGCCCCACCATAAAGGCGATATTCTGCTTCTCAAACAAAATACCCAGGGCAATAGCCACTACACCCAGCACCAGCACGGTGATTTTCGATACGCGTAGCTCCTCGCGTTCGTTGGCCTGCCCCTTACGCCATACGCTGGCATAAAGATCGTGCGAAACCGCAGAGGCGCCTGCCAGCGTCAGCCCGGCGACCACCGCCAGAATAGTGGCGAACGCCACCGCAGAAATAAAGCCAAGGAAGGTGTTGCCGCCGACCGCATTCGCCAGATGCACTGCTGCCATGTTGTTGCCGCCAATTAGCGCACCGGTGGCGTCTTTAAACATCGGGTTAGCGCCCACCAGCAGGATCGCGCCGAAACCGATAATAAAGGTCAGGAAATAGAAGTAGCCCATAAAACCCGTGGCCCAGAACACGCTTTTACGCGCCTCGCGGGCATCGCTCACGGTAAAGAAGCGCATCAGGATATGTGGCAGCCCGGCGGTACCGAACATCAGTCCCAGCCCCAGCGACAGGGCTGAAATCGGATCGTTTACCAGCCCGCCGGGACGCATAATTGCCTGGCCGTTAGGATGTACCGCCATCGCTTCGGTAAACAGCGTATTGAAGCTGAAACCGACCGTTTTCATCACCATAATTGCCATAAACGACGCGCCGAACAGCAGCAGCACCGCTTTGATAATCTGTACCCAGGTGGTGGCCAGCATGCCGCCGAACAGCACATAGAGCACCATCAGAATGCCCACCAGTACCACGGCAACGTGATAATCCAGGCCAAACAGCAGCTGGATCAGTTTGCCCGCACCCACCATCTGGGCAATCAGGTACAGCGCCACCACCACCAGCGAACCGCAGGCGGAAAGCGTGCGGATCGGTTTCTGCTGTAAGCGGTAAGAGGCCACGTCGGCAAAGGTATAGCGCCCGAGATTACGCAGCCGTTCGGCAATCAGAAACAGAATGATCGGCCAGCCGACCAGGAAGCCCAGCGAGTAGATCAGACCATCATAGCCGGAGGTGTAGACCAGCGCGGAGATGCCCAGAAACGAGGCGGCGGACATAAAGTCGCCGGCGATCGCCAGCCCATTCTGAAAACCGGTAATATTGCCGCCGGCGGTATAGTAGTCGCTGCGCGATCGGGTGCGTTTCGACGCCCACCAGGTGATCCCCAGCGTACCGGCGACAAACACCAGAAACATGATAATCGCCTGGTAGTTCGTTCCCTGTTTTTGCACTGCGCCAGTCAGCGCGTCGGCAGCCAGCAGCGGCAGCGGAAACAGCAGAGCGAGCCCCGCCGTAAAGCGTTTTAGCCCGTTCATTATTTCACCTCATCAAGGATCTGTTTGGTCAGACGATCGAACTCGCCGTTGGCGCGCCAGACATAAACGCCGGTGAGCAGAAAGGAGATCACAATCAGGCCGACGCCGATGGGAATACCGCGCGTGACGTTGGTGCCTTCATGCAGCGGGGTTCCCAGCCAGTCGGGCGCGAAGGCGATAAGCAGAATAAAGCCGACATACAGGATGAGCATGATAATGGTGAGAAGCAGCGCAAAACGCTGGCGCTTTTGCACCAGCAGTTTAAAGCGCGCACTCTTCTCTATTCGGGCATAGATAGCGTCGTTCATTACAGCGTCTCCAGAGGTAAGAAAAGCGCAAAGGATTTTTTATCGTGTTATGACGTCTGTTTTTTCCCGGCGGGCAGAACCCGCCGGGTCGCGTGCTGACTACGCCGGGCGGCCCTGAACCGCCCGCCGATTATGGCATGGTAATCCCCTGTTTTTCCTCGAGCAGTTTTTCCACGACGCCGGGATCGGCAAGCGTTGAGGTATCGCCCAGGTTACTGGTATCGCCCGTGGCGATTTTGCGCAGGATACGTCGCATAATCTTACCGGAGCGGGTTTTTGGCAGTGAATCAGTCCAGTGCAGGATGTCGGGCGTAGCGATAGGCCCAATCTCTTTACGCACCCAGTTGCGAACCTCCGCATAAAGCTCCGGCGTGGGTTCCTCACCGTGGTTCAGCGTGATATAGGCGTAAATCGCCTGTCCTTTAATTGAATGAGGAATACCCACCACGGCCGCTTCGGCGATTTTGGCATGGGATACCAGCGCCGATTCGATTTCAGCGGTGCCCAGACGATGCCCGGAAACATTCAGCACATCATCCACGCGACCGGTTATCCAGTAATAGCCATCTTCATCGCGTCGCGCGCCGTCGCCGCTGAAGTACATATTTTTAAAGGTAGAGAAGTAGGTTTGCTCGAAGCGTTCATGATCGCCGAACAGGGTGCGCGCCTGGCCTGGCCAGGAATCAACGATAACCAGGTTGCCCTCGCAGGCGCCTTCTTGTGAATGACCCTCGTTATCTACCAGCGCAGGCTGAACGCCAAAGAAAGGTCGGGTGGCCGATCCCGGTTTCAGTTCAGTAGCGCCGGGCAGGGGAGCGATCATAAAGCCACCGGTTTCGGTCTGCCACCAGGTATCCACTATCGGACAGCGGCTGTCGCCGATTTTTTTGTAATACCACTCCCAGGCTTCCGGGTTAATAGGTTCCCCCACCGATCCCATGATACGCAGCGAAGCGCGACTGGTACCGGCAATCGCCTTGTCGCCTTCCGCCATCAGGGCGCGGATCGCTGTTGGCGCGGTATAGAGTAGCGTGACCTTATGTTTATCAACCACCTCCGCCATGCGGCTTGGCTGCGGCCAGTTGGGCACGCCTTCAAACATCAGCGTCGTTGCGCCACAGGCCAGCGGACCGTAAAGCAGATAGCTGTGACCCGTGATCCAGCCGACGTCAGCGGTACACCAGTAAACATCGGTCGGATGATAATCAAACACATACTTAAAGGTCGTGGCGGCATAGACCAGATATCCGCCGGTGGTGTGCAGCACGCCTTTCGGCTTGCCGGTAGAGCCGGAGGTGTAAAGGATAAACAGCGGATCTTCAGCGTTCATCTCTTCCGGCTGATGGTGGGCGCAGGCGCTGTTCATCAACTCATGCCACCAGCAGTCACGGCCGTTTTGCCAGTTAATTTCATTACCGGTGCGCTTCATCACTACCACATGATTAATGGTGGTAACGCCCGGATTTTTTAGCGCGTCATCAACATTTCTCTTTAAAGGAATGGTGCGGCCTGCGCGCACACCCTCATCGGCAGTGATCACCAGTTTCGCGCTGGAGTCGATAATACGACCCGCCACCGCCTCTGGCGAAAAGCCACCGAAAATAACTGAATGCACCGCACCGATGCGCGCGCAGGCCAGCATCGCGATCGCCGCTTCGGGCACCATCGGCATATAGATAGCGACGACATCGCCTTTGTTAATGTTCAGTTCTTTAAGAACGTTAGAGAAGCGGCAAACCTCGCGATGTAGATCGCGATAGGTCAGGGTTTTACTTTCACTGGCGTCATCGCCTTCCCAGATAATCGCCGGATGATCGCCACGCTCATGCAGATGCCGGTCAAGGCAGTTGGCGGCCAAATTCAGCGTGCCGTCTTCGTACCAGCGAATACTGATATTTCCGGGGGCAAAAGAGGTATTTTTAATTTTGCTGTAGGGCTTTATCCAGTCCAGAATCTTGCCCTGTTCGGCCCAGAACGCGTCGGGGTCCTGCACCGATTGTTGGTACATTGCCTGGTACTGTTCCGCATTAATCAGGGTGTTTTCCGCAATATTGGCGGGAACGGGATGCTTAATTATTTGGCTCATGGCTGATCTCCTTGAAGTTGTTAATAATATGTCAATCAAAGGTTAATGACAGCGAGGAGCAGCGCTTTGTTTCCTTTTTGCGCGACAGATCACGGGAATAGTAAATGCGATGAAAAATGCAGGGTTTTTATCAGTCTGATGGCAAAACGATAAGGCTTCGCCTTCTGATTAAGTGTAGGTAATGGCGCGCCGAATTGTTGAAAAAAACAGCAAACGGTATCGCTGCGTTAATGCATAGCTATGCTAAAAGTGCAGCCTATATTACTTTTTATAACATAGAGTTAGTGTATCAATAACTTAAAGGCATTTATCCTGCCTTAGCATAATCAGACGAAACAGCGTGTCGGAAAGGTTGCTTTTCGCCCGTTGATAATGGTACTTATCAACGGCCCTTTTCCGGGCGATACCATCAATAACCCTCGATTTTACCGGACTTTGTCCCTTTCTCTTATATGTGTCAGCGTCCGCGCTTCCCAGGCGGGATCAGGGTTTGTTAAGGAAATGAAACACTATGAAAGGTTTTAAAATCAGCCTTGCCTGGCAAATACTGATTGCATTGGTGCTGGGTGTCATCGTTGGTGCGATTTTGCATAACCAGCCTGAGGATCGTGAATGGTTAATCACCAATATCCTCTCGCCCGCCGGTGATATCTTTATTCATCTGATCAAGATGATTGTTGTGCCTATTGTTATCTCTACCTTAGTGGTGGGTATTGCTGGTGTAGGCGACGCAAAGAAGCTTGGACGCATCGGCGTCAAAACGATTGTCTACTTTGAAGTGATTACCACCATTGCCATCGTGGTAGGGATTACCCTGGCGAACGTGTTTCAGCCTGGCACCGGCATTGATATGTCGACGCTGGCAACGGTGGATATCTCTAAATATGAAGCCACTACCGAACAGGTACAGAGTGGAGCGCACAGTCTTGTTGTCACCATTCTGTCACTGATCCCGCAGAATATTTTCGCTGCGATCGCCAAAGGCGATATGCTGCCGATTATCTTCTTCTCGGTGCTGTTTGGTCTGGGGCTTTCATCGCTGCCGTCCGAACATCGCGATCCGCTGGTGAAGGTGTTCCGTTCGGTTTCGGAGACCATGTTCAAAGTCACGCATATGATCATGCGCTATGCGCCGGTTGGCGTATTTGCGCTGATTGCCGTGACCATTGCTAACTTTGGTTTCTCCTCGCTCTGGCCGCTGGCGAAGCTGGTGCTGCTGGTGTATGCCGCTATCCTGTTTTTCGCCTTCGTGGTGCTGGGCACGGTAGCGCGTATGTGTAAGCTGAAAATCACCACGCTGATGCGTATCCTGAAGGATGAGCTGATCCTCTCTTACTCGACTTCCAGCTCGGAAACGGTGCTGCCGCGTATTATGGAGAAGATGGAAGCCTACGGCGCGCCGAAAGCCATTACCAGCTTTGTGGTGCCAACCGGTTACTCCTTCAATCTGGACGGCTCTACTCTGTATCAGAGCATCGCGGCGATTTTTATCGCCCAGCTCTACGGGATTGAGCTTTCGCTGATGGATGAGATTGTGCTGGTGCTGACGCTGATGGTGACTTCAAAAGGCATCGCTGGCGTACCGGGCGTCTCGTTTGTGGTACTGCTGGCGACGCTGGGCAGCGTTGGCATCCCGCTGGAAGGGCTGGCGTTTATCGCTGGTGTCGATCGCATCATGGATATGGCGCGTACCGCGCTGAACGTAGTGGGCAATGCGCTGGCGGTACTGGTTATCGCCAAGTGGGAAGATCAGTTTGATAGCGCCCAGGCGAAAGAATACGAACAGCAGTTGCGGATACAAACCGCACGCTAACACGCTGTTAGCCTCAACGCCGCCCCGGCATCATGCCCGGGCGGCGTTTTTTTTGCCCACAGCAAACCGTTCCGCCGTGCACAGTTTCATTCTGATGGCGAGTTGCTCATTATAGAGCGTCTAAACCGGTTTCCTGCATGAGCGTATACAAGGGAGTTGCAATGAGTCTCGATCTGTCACGTATGATCACCGAAAGCCGCAATCCGGCCAGTGAAAACATTGATGAACTGGCGACGGAGGCGATGCTGCGCGTTATTAATAATGAAGATAAAAAGGTGGCGCTGGCCGTCGAGGCGATCGTGCCGCAGATAGCGCAGGCGGTAGACGCCATCACCGCCGCCTTTCAGCGTGGAGGCCGCCTGATTTATAGCGGCGCGGGTACCTCAGGACGCCTGGGTATTCTGGATGCAAGTGAATGCCCGCCAACCTTTGGTACGCCGCGTGAGCAGGTTATCGGGCTGATTGCAGGTGGACATCAAGCCATTTTACAGGCGGTGGAAAACGCGGAAGATAATGCAGATATGGGCGCGGCGGATTTACAGGCCATTCAGTTTAGCGAACGGGATGTGCTGGTTGGCATTGCCGCCAGCGGGCGTACGCCTTATGTACTGGGTGCGCTGGATTACGCCAAACGTCAGGGGGCCGTTACCGTAGCGCTGACCTGCAACCCTGACAGCGAGATGGCACGTGTGTCGCAGATTGCCTTAACGCCGGTTGTCGGGCCGGAAGTGGTAACCGGCTCATCACGCATGAAGGCCGGGACAGCGCAGAAGCTGGTGCTGAATATGCTGACCACCGGCGCGATGATCCGCAGCGGAAAGGTCTTTGGTAATCTGATGGTGGATGTGGAAGCCACTAATCAGAAGCTGGTACAGCGTCAGATTAATATTGTCCGGCAGGCGACCGACTGTAGCGCTGAAGCGGCGCAGGTGGCACTGGCGGACTGTAACGGCCACTGTAAAACCGCTATCCTGATGGTGCTGGGCCAACTCTCAGCGGCGGAAGCCACCCACCTGCTGGCGCAGAATCAGGGCTTTATTCGTCAGGCGCTAAAACAGGCGCTTGCGCAAAACCTGTAATTTCCTACGGGCAGCTAACGCACAGGGTTTAACAGGTTAGCTGCTTCATCCTGCTTTTTTAGCCCTTTAATCACGCGCCTTCTCTTACCCTAAATAAAATCTTATGGATGAAATTAACCCCACTCTGCGCTGCTTTTTTTCAGCAGGTGCCTGCCGTCATGCCTGAAACGGGGCTGGTATTGGAGCGTAGCGCTTTTTTTTCCGCTAAAGATCCGCCTGCCAGATGCCGAAACTATAAAAAAACATAATCTATTCACTGTATCTGACTTTGTCCCCCGTTCAAGGAATTGATTTCATGCGTAACAACCAGCCCGTCACTCATCAGGAGTTTGCGTTTAGCAATGACGCAACGCTGATGTCCACCACCGACCTTAACAGCCACATAACCTATGCCAACGATGCGTTTATTGATGTTAGCGGCTTTACACCGGAAGAGATCAATGGTCAGCCGCATAACATGGTGCGGCATCCTGATATGCCGCCCGAAGCCTTTGCCGATATGTGGGCCACGCTGAAGCAGGGGCTGCCCTGGTCGGCGCTGGTAAAAAACCGGCGTAAAAACGGCGATCACTATTGGGTACGGGCCAATGCTATTCCGGTGATGCGCAATGATGCTGTGCATGGCTATATGTCGGTGCGTACTAAACCCTCAGCGGCGGAAATAAAGGAGGCGGAAACGCTGTACGGCGATTTTCGTAGCGGAAATCACAAGGGCCGTAAACTGCATCAGGGACTGCTGGTTTACCATGGCTGGCGACGCTGGCGTTCAATATTCAAGACCATGCCGCTGCGTTGGCGCATTCGCTCTGCGCTGCTGGCGCTGCTGCCGTTAACTGTCACTGGCGTCTGGGCGCTGGGCGTGACGGCAGGCGCGCTGGGAATATTCAGTATCGGCATGGCTTTGCTGCTTTTCCTTGCCAGCGTCTGGCTGGAGCAGCAAATTTCCCGTCCCCTTGAGCGGGTCTGTCAGCAGGCGCTCAACGTTGCCACCGGCAACAGCCATAAAGTTGATTTAATGGATCGGGTCGATGAGATCGGCACCACGCTGCGTGCTATCGGTCAGCTTGGTCTGATGTTTCGCTGGCTGGTCGATGATGTGAGTGGGCAGGCGATCAATGTCATGAGCGCCAGCGATGCGATGGCGCGCAGCAATGATGAGCTAAGCCAGCACACCGAACAGGCAGCGGCTAACGTCCAGCAAACCGCCGCCACCATGAACCAGATGACCTCCACGGTAAAAAGC of Pantoea alhagi contains these proteins:
- the actP gene encoding cation/acetate symporter ActP; translated protein: MNGLKRFTAGLALLFPLPLLAADALTGAVQKQGTNYQAIIMFLVFVAGTLGITWWASKRTRSRSDYYTAGGNITGFQNGLAIAGDFMSAASFLGISALVYTSGYDGLIYSLGFLVGWPIILFLIAERLRNLGRYTFADVASYRLQQKPIRTLSACGSLVVVALYLIAQMVGAGKLIQLLFGLDYHVAVVLVGILMVLYVLFGGMLATTWVQIIKAVLLLFGASFMAIMVMKTVGFSFNTLFTEAMAVHPNGQAIMRPGGLVNDPISALSLGLGLMFGTAGLPHILMRFFTVSDAREARKSVFWATGFMGYFYFLTFIIGFGAILLVGANPMFKDATGALIGGNNMAAVHLANAVGGNTFLGFISAVAFATILAVVAGLTLAGASAVSHDLYASVWRKGQANEREELRVSKITVLVLGVVAIALGILFEKQNIAFMVGLAFSIAASCNFPIILLSMYWSKLTTRGAMVGGWLGLLTAVILMILGPTVWVQVMGHESPVFPYEYPALFSMLAAFIGTWLFSVTDHSAQGAQERQLFHSQFVRSQTGLGIDQGKAH
- a CDS encoding DUF485 domain-containing protein translates to MNDAIYARIEKSARFKLLVQKRQRFALLLTIIMLILYVGFILLIAFAPDWLGTPLHEGTNVTRGIPIGVGLIVISFLLTGVYVWRANGEFDRLTKQILDEVK
- the acs gene encoding acetate--CoA ligase, coding for MSQIIKHPVPANIAENTLINAEQYQAMYQQSVQDPDAFWAEQGKILDWIKPYSKIKNTSFAPGNISIRWYEDGTLNLAANCLDRHLHERGDHPAIIWEGDDASESKTLTYRDLHREVCRFSNVLKELNINKGDVVAIYMPMVPEAAIAMLACARIGAVHSVIFGGFSPEAVAGRIIDSSAKLVITADEGVRAGRTIPLKRNVDDALKNPGVTTINHVVVMKRTGNEINWQNGRDCWWHELMNSACAHHQPEEMNAEDPLFILYTSGSTGKPKGVLHTTGGYLVYAATTFKYVFDYHPTDVYWCTADVGWITGHSYLLYGPLACGATTLMFEGVPNWPQPSRMAEVVDKHKVTLLYTAPTAIRALMAEGDKAIAGTSRASLRIMGSVGEPINPEAWEWYYKKIGDSRCPIVDTWWQTETGGFMIAPLPGATELKPGSATRPFFGVQPALVDNEGHSQEGACEGNLVIVDSWPGQARTLFGDHERFEQTYFSTFKNMYFSGDGARRDEDGYYWITGRVDDVLNVSGHRLGTAEIESALVSHAKIAEAAVVGIPHSIKGQAIYAYITLNHGEEPTPELYAEVRNWVRKEIGPIATPDILHWTDSLPKTRSGKIMRRILRKIATGDTSNLGDTSTLADPGVVEKLLEEKQGITMP
- the gltP gene encoding glutamate/aspartate:proton symporter GltP, coding for MKGFKISLAWQILIALVLGVIVGAILHNQPEDREWLITNILSPAGDIFIHLIKMIVVPIVISTLVVGIAGVGDAKKLGRIGVKTIVYFEVITTIAIVVGITLANVFQPGTGIDMSTLATVDISKYEATTEQVQSGAHSLVVTILSLIPQNIFAAIAKGDMLPIIFFSVLFGLGLSSLPSEHRDPLVKVFRSVSETMFKVTHMIMRYAPVGVFALIAVTIANFGFSSLWPLAKLVLLVYAAILFFAFVVLGTVARMCKLKITTLMRILKDELILSYSTSSSETVLPRIMEKMEAYGAPKAITSFVVPTGYSFNLDGSTLYQSIAAIFIAQLYGIELSLMDEIVLVLTLMVTSKGIAGVPGVSFVVLLATLGSVGIPLEGLAFIAGVDRIMDMARTALNVVGNALAVLVIAKWEDQFDSAQAKEYEQQLRIQTAR
- the murQ gene encoding N-acetylmuramic acid 6-phosphate etherase, which translates into the protein MSLDLSRMITESRNPASENIDELATEAMLRVINNEDKKVALAVEAIVPQIAQAVDAITAAFQRGGRLIYSGAGTSGRLGILDASECPPTFGTPREQVIGLIAGGHQAILQAVENAEDNADMGAADLQAIQFSERDVLVGIAASGRTPYVLGALDYAKRQGAVTVALTCNPDSEMARVSQIALTPVVGPEVVTGSSRMKAGTAQKLVLNMLTTGAMIRSGKVFGNLMVDVEATNQKLVQRQINIVRQATDCSAEAAQVALADCNGHCKTAILMVLGQLSAAEATHLLAQNQGFIRQALKQALAQNL
- a CDS encoding methyl-accepting chemotaxis protein; amino-acid sequence: MRNNQPVTHQEFAFSNDATLMSTTDLNSHITYANDAFIDVSGFTPEEINGQPHNMVRHPDMPPEAFADMWATLKQGLPWSALVKNRRKNGDHYWVRANAIPVMRNDAVHGYMSVRTKPSAAEIKEAETLYGDFRSGNHKGRKLHQGLLVYHGWRRWRSIFKTMPLRWRIRSALLALLPLTVTGVWALGVTAGALGIFSIGMALLLFLASVWLEQQISRPLERVCQQALNVATGNSHKVDLMDRVDEIGTTLRAIGQLGLMFRWLVDDVSGQAINVMSASDAMARSNDELSQHTEQAAANVQQTAATMNQMTSTVKSNKESAAEVNQLSINTRQAAEKGGESMHEMINTMSEIAESAKKIASIISVIDSIAFQTNILALNAAVEAARAGEQGKGFAVVAGEVRNLASRSAKAASEIKTLVAASVKRVETGAGQVNQTGSTMQEIVARVQDVSTLIGQISAATAEQATALSEVSQAVENLDDITHQNAARVLEGAEASGRMTRQATRLVEAISVFR